The genomic DNA CGTCCTTGGGAAGGGTGCTTTTGGCGTGCCCTTCGCGGAAGGCAGGGCTTTCCGTCCAGGCCAGGAAGGCCGCCTCGCTCTCCCAGAGGGTGAGGACGATG from Thermus aquaticus includes the following:
- a CDS encoding antibiotic biosynthesis monooxygenase family protein, translated to IVLTLWESEAAFLAWTESPAFREGHAKSTLPKDAFAGPNRLETFVVVLDSEEDHA